In Silene latifolia isolate original U9 population chromosome X, ASM4854445v1, whole genome shotgun sequence, the following proteins share a genomic window:
- the LOC141622081 gene encoding uncharacterized protein LOC141622081 produces MYFYRNIGCIESQEVKARKFVTKLLKKLVKSITEFSLFSKNKTGFITGEVAAPPKTDKKYNQWVRVDLLVLRWILNSLEKNLRENLQYASSSKALWSEIIERYGQLNALELYDLKKDLSNVSQDNSTLIEYYSKLKCLWEIVDNLDPIPQCTCGVMSKCSCQLLKRLLDREAHAKLIQLLMGLNAGYEHVQTTLLSMEPLPPINKALGLLQKIEKQKHINDASGDVFAGSAAYAAKKRHHSSVSDSQGPQKRSKEDPDAEGFKHCTHCNRDGHVIEDCYKLKTCTFCKIKGHIQEHCYKYKAFLAKKNKGKAPVQTPRMHPQSSANHADLLFSDQDSQYEAVTPFHEPSAVPDPSSQSVPEFVHHQFPSDMIQNIINSVTQQVLQSINDASNANHSDSILKSSVNFAGPFH; encoded by the exons ATGTACTTTTATAGGAATATAGGATGTATAGAAAGTCAAGAAGTCAAAGCTAGAAAGTTTGTTACAAAGTTGTTGAAGAAGTTAGTTAAGAGCATAACAGAATTT TCTCTCTTCTCCAAAAATAAGACTGGTTTCATCACTGGTGAAGTTGCTGCACCTCCTAAGACGGACAAAAAATACAATCAGTGGGTTCGTGTGGATCTTCTTGTGCTCAGATGGATCTTGAATTCTCTGGAAAAGAATTTGCGTGAGAATCTTCAATATGCTTCTTCTTCCAAGGCACTTTGGTCCGAGATCATTGAGCGATATGGCCAGCTTAATGCTCTGGAGCTCTATGATTTAAAGAAAGACCTTAGCAATGTTAGTCAGGATAATTCTACACTGATTGAATATTATAGCAAGCTCAAGTGTTTATGGGAGATCGTGGATAATCTTGATCCTATTCCACAGTGTACATGTGGTGTTATGTCCAAGTGTTCGTGTCAGTTGCTTAAACGTTTGCTTGATAGAGAAGCACATGCcaagctcattcaactgcttATGGGTCTTAATGCTGGATACGAACACGTTCAGACCACTCTTTTGTCCATGGAACCACTTCCTCCCATCAACAAAGCTTTGGGGTTACTACAGAAAATTGAGAAGCAGAAACACATCAATGATGCTTCTGGTGATGTGTTTGCTGGTTCTGCTGCTTATGCTGCTAAGAAGAGGCATCATTCCTCAGTATCTGATTCTCAGGGTCCGCAAAAACGCTCTAAGGAAGATCCAGATGCTGAAGGTTTCAAGCATTGTACGCACTGCAACAGGGATGGACATGTTATTGAGgattgttataagctcaagactTGCACTTTTTGCAAGATTAAGGGACACATTCAGGAACATTGCTATAAGTATAAGGCTTTTCTTGCTAAGAAAAACAAGGGAAAGGCTCCTGTCCAGACTCCTCGTATGCATCCTCAATCTTCTGCTAATCATGCTGATTTGTTATTTTCTGATCAAGATTCACAGTATGAAGCAGTTACTCCATTTCATGAACCATCTGCTGTTCCAGATCCTTCTTCTCAGTCTGTTCCTGAATTTGTGCATCATCAGTTTCCTTCTGATATGATTCAGAACATAATCAATTCAGTCACTCAGCAGGTTTTACAGTCTATTAATGATGCTTCTAATGCTAATCATTCTGATTCTATTCTGAAGTCTTCTGTCAATTTTGCTG
- the LOC141622157 gene encoding scarecrow-like protein 15, with translation MKVPISTNLNCNSATTKSSTTALQTLNPNQHNSNNNNNNNNSNTQCYEPKSVLDLQRSPSPATKPPPESSYHPPNADLDNLDGWDSILSELGLNDDNYSNPNNNNNNNSSKLLLSHINSCSDSQSLITQLFPDFPSSQSFDHTSSLPSDYSSSFPDFSYTPNLTSNFGPFDQNNNNNENDNTNTDNNNNINTGTNFGLDFLDDLLRAAQAFESNDSHLLHVILSRLNQRLRSPIGKPLQRAAFYFKEALHHLSVTAAATAIAAATPRPVKLSSYDVVQTIRATKAFAGISPISLFAAFAANQAVLEAVDGASCIHIVDFDIGFGGHWSSFMRELVDKAIDADNLTSIFLRITAIVPEEYGVESKLVRENLSQFAIELNLNFQIDFVLIPTFEILSFKSVKFIDGEKIAVHLSPSVFHRFANNSRSGISKFVADLRAISPSVIVVVDREVGIDVGTASFGVSFIAGIEFYTGMLESLDVAAAGGFIGGGDCVRKIETYVLRPRIMAVVKAAGRTAGRRNSAWREAFNVAGMRVVGFSQFADFQAECLLRRAQIGGFHVAKRHGEMMLFWHDRPLVATSAWKC, from the coding sequence ATGAAAGTTCCCATTTCTACCAATCTCAACTGCAATTCCGCCACCACGAAATCGTCCACCACCGCTTTACAAACCCTGAATCCGAACCAgcacaacagcaacaacaacaacaacaacaacaacagcaacaccCAGTGTTACGAGCCAAAGTCAGTACTAGACCTCCAAAGGAGTCCTAGTCCGGCTACCAAACCGCCTCCGGAGAGCTCTTACCACCCTCCGAACGCTGACCTGGACAATTTGGACGGTTGGGATTCAATTCTATCAGAACTGGGGCTTAATGATGATAATTACTCTAatccaaataataataataataacaattctTCAAAACTATTACTCTCACATATTAACTCATGTTCTGATTCCCAATCCCTTATCACACAACTCTTCCCTGACTTCCCTTCCTCGCAATCATTTGATCATACCTCGTCTCTACCGTCTGATTACTCCTCTTCCTTCCCTGACTTCTCCTATACACCAAATCTAACTTCGAATTTCGGACCCTTCgatcaaaacaacaacaacaacgaaaaCGATAATACTAAtactgataataataataatattaacactGGCACCAACTTCGGCCTTGATTTCCTTGACGACCTTTTGCGTGCAGCACAAGCATTCGAGTCTAACGACTCACACCTCCTCCACGTGATATTGTCGCGGCTCAATCAACGACTAAGATCACCCATCGGAAAGCCTCTACAACGTGCCGCCTTCTACTTCAAGGAAGCCTTGCACCACCTCTCCGTCACCGCCGCTGCCACCGCCATCGCCGCCGCCACACCACGGCCGGTGAAACTATCATCATACGACGTCGTTCAGACCATTCGCGCCACTAAGGCGTTCGCTGGAATTTCGCCGATTTCTCTCTTTGCTGCCTTCGCTGCTAATCAAGCCGTATTGGAGGCGGTTGATGGCGCGTCGTGTATCCACATTGTCGACTTCGATATCGGTTTCGGAGGCCATTGGTCGTCGTTCATGCGTGAGCTCGTCGATAAGGCCATTGATGCCGATAATTTGACGTCGATTTTCTTGAGAATTACGGCGATTGTTCCTGAAGAATATGGCGTAGAGAGCAAGCTAGTAAGAGAGAATCTATCACAGTTTGCTATTGAATTAAACCTtaattttcaaatcgattttgttCTTATACCAACGTTTGAAATACTGTCATTTAAATCAGTGAAATTCATCGACGGCGAGAAGATCGCGGTGCATCTCTCGCCGTCGGTATTTCACCGCTTCGCAAATAATTCGCGAAGCGGAATTTCAAAATTCGTCGCGGATCTCCGAGCTATATCGCCGAGTGTGATCGTGGTGGTGGATAGAGAGGTCGGAATTGACGTAGGAACGGCGTCGTTTGGGGTGAGTTTCATCGCCGGGATTGAATTCTACACAGGTATGCTGGAATCGCTCGACGTGGCGGCTGCTGGAGGTTTCATCGGCGGCGGTGATTGTGTGAGGAAAATCGAGACGTATGTGCTTCGACCGAGGATAATGGCGGTGGTGAAAGCAGCAGGGAGAACGGCAGGACGGCGAAATTCGGCTTGGCGAGAAGCATTTAATGTGGCGGGAATGAGGGTTGTAGGGTTTAGTCAGTTTGCTGATTTTCAAGCTGAGTGTTTACTTCGTAGGGCACAGATTGGAGGCTTCCACGTGGCGAAACGTCACGGggagatgatgttgttttggcaTGATCGGCCACTTGTCGCAACTTCGGCTTGGAAGTGTTAG